A stretch of the Sphingobacterium thalpophilum genome encodes the following:
- a CDS encoding LptE family protein codes for MVSKRILYTLLTVVFLFVINSCGVKYSFTGGSIPEGMKTVNIQYFENIAPLVYPTLSQNFTEALKERIRNQSRLSQVNQDGDATFEGFITDYTISPAAVEAGTDRAAMNRLTITVKVSYHNKINPKDDFEQPFTRFKEFAGNLQSAQEETLGKEVIQMLTEDIYNKAFANW; via the coding sequence ATGGTGTCAAAAAGAATATTATATACCCTATTGACGGTGGTCTTCCTATTCGTCATCAACAGCTGCGGTGTGAAGTACAGCTTTACCGGAGGCTCTATTCCGGAAGGAATGAAGACGGTGAACATCCAATATTTTGAGAATATCGCTCCGCTGGTGTATCCGACCTTAAGTCAGAATTTTACAGAAGCTTTAAAAGAACGTATCCGGAACCAGTCCCGGTTGAGCCAGGTGAATCAGGATGGCGACGCTACCTTTGAAGGTTTTATTACTGATTATACGATCAGTCCTGCTGCTGTGGAGGCCGGTACCGACCGTGCAGCCATGAATAGATTGACCATTACCGTAAAAGTTTCTTATCACAATAAGATCAATCCTAAAGATGATTTCGAGCAGCCTTTTACGCGGTTTAAAGAGTTTGCCGGTAACTTACAGAGTGCACAGGAAGAGACTTTGGGTAAAGAAGTAATCCAGATGTTGACTGAGGATATTTATAACAAGGCATTTGCCAATTGGTAA
- a CDS encoding sigma-54 interaction domain-containing protein, whose translation MDNQDIKNRFGIIGNSPLLNRAIDIARQVAPTDISVLIQGESGSGKEVFSHIIHQLSSRKHGPFIAVNCGAIPEGTIDSELFGHEKGSFTGAHEARKGYFEVVDGGTIFLDEVGELPLGTQARLLRVLESGEYIRVGSSKVQKTNVRVVAATNVNMFEAVQKGKFREDLYYRLNTVPLRVPSLRERPEDINLLFRKFIVDFSEKYRSPGVQLTEDAQNMLRNYSWPGNVRQLKNVAEQIAVLEKERVIDAHTLQNYLPNESRTSLPTLVPSNKGAKEDFSERDLLYKVLFDMKKDMVDLKKLVVELIQKGVDATTFDQNSPYINQLYQEIEPQLKSDPENYGLAPTLTIHSPNNNPANVIKGSVAQDDYLQDAQEVEESLSLIDKESDLIKKALKKHRGKRKAAAQELGISERTLYRKIKDLNLD comes from the coding sequence ATGGATAATCAAGATATAAAAAATAGGTTTGGAATCATCGGTAACTCACCGTTATTAAATCGTGCGATAGACATTGCCCGTCAGGTGGCTCCAACTGATATTTCTGTATTAATACAAGGTGAAAGCGGTAGTGGTAAGGAAGTTTTTTCACATATTATCCATCAATTGAGTTCCCGTAAGCACGGTCCGTTTATTGCGGTAAACTGTGGGGCCATACCAGAGGGGACAATAGATTCTGAATTGTTTGGTCATGAGAAAGGTTCCTTTACTGGAGCCCACGAAGCCCGTAAAGGATATTTTGAAGTTGTCGACGGGGGTACAATCTTTCTGGATGAGGTAGGTGAATTGCCTTTGGGTACTCAGGCGCGTTTGTTGCGAGTCTTGGAATCCGGTGAATATATCCGTGTGGGCTCATCCAAGGTACAGAAGACCAATGTGCGGGTTGTGGCAGCGACCAATGTCAATATGTTTGAGGCAGTACAGAAAGGCAAATTTCGGGAAGATCTGTATTATCGTTTGAATACTGTGCCTTTGCGTGTCCCGTCGTTGAGAGAACGTCCGGAAGATATCAATCTACTTTTCCGAAAATTTATCGTGGACTTTTCGGAAAAGTATCGGTCTCCGGGAGTGCAGCTAACGGAAGATGCCCAAAATATGTTACGTAACTACAGCTGGCCGGGGAATGTGCGTCAGTTAAAAAATGTTGCCGAGCAGATCGCTGTTTTGGAAAAGGAGCGTGTAATCGACGCGCATACCTTGCAGAATTACCTTCCCAACGAATCGCGTACTAGCCTGCCGACTTTGGTGCCTTCGAATAAAGGCGCGAAAGAGGACTTCTCAGAAAGAGATTTGCTCTATAAGGTCTTATTTGATATGAAGAAGGACATGGTGGATCTGAAGAAGCTTGTTGTGGAGCTTATCCAAAAAGGAGTGGACGCCACGACTTTCGACCAAAATTCTCCTTATATCAATCAGTTGTACCAAGAGATCGAACCGCAATTGAAATCCGATCCCGAGAATTACGGACTTGCACCTACATTGACCATACATTCACCCAATAACAACCCTGCGAATGTGATCAAGGGATCTGTGGCACAGGACGATTATCTCCAGGATGCTCAAGAGGTAGAAGAATCTTTGTCATTGATCGACAAGGAGTCGGACCTTATTAAGAAGGCCTTGAAAAAGCATCGGGGCAAACGTAAGGCGGCAGCTCAGGAATTGGGTATTTCTGAACGTACTTTATATAGAAAAATTAAAGACTTAAATTTAGACTAA
- the miaB gene encoding tRNA (N6-isopentenyl adenosine(37)-C2)-methylthiotransferase MiaB — protein sequence MLDLTHTTKEHDESRQGEALLLEQDPKISNGRKLYIESYGCQMNFSDSEIVASILLDKGFETTKNYQEADVVFINTCSIRENAEQRVRNRLKEFEAAKTKNPGMIVGVLGCMAERLKSKFLEEEKLVDVVVGPDAYRDLPNLIDKVDDGTKAVNVLLSREETYADINPVRLNSNGVTAFISIMRGCDNMCSFCVVPFTRGRERSRDPHSIVKEAQDLFKAGYKEVTLLGQNVDSYKYTAPVAEGEAVGETVNFAKLLTMVAAVSPLLRVRFSTSHPKDITDEVLRAIAAHENICNYIHLPVQSGNSRILELMNRTYDREWYMERVDAIRRIIPDCAISTDVITGFCTETEAEHQETLSMMDYVKYDFAYMFAYSERPGTLAAKRYEDDIPEDVKKRRLTEVINKQRDHSLYRYQQFVGKVCKVLIEGFSKRSEFDFCGRNDQNALVVFPIDPRYKQGDYVNVLIESCTSATLLGKIVD from the coding sequence ATGTTAGATTTAACACATACAACTAAGGAACACGACGAGTCGCGTCAAGGAGAGGCATTGTTGCTGGAGCAGGATCCGAAGATCAGTAACGGACGGAAGCTGTATATTGAAAGTTACGGCTGCCAGATGAACTTTTCGGATAGTGAGATTGTTGCTTCTATTTTGTTGGACAAAGGGTTTGAGACGACCAAAAACTATCAGGAAGCTGACGTTGTTTTTATCAATACTTGTTCAATCCGTGAAAACGCAGAACAGCGTGTCCGTAACCGGCTAAAGGAATTTGAAGCGGCGAAGACCAAAAACCCAGGAATGATCGTGGGGGTATTGGGCTGTATGGCTGAGCGTTTAAAATCCAAGTTTCTTGAAGAAGAAAAGCTCGTTGATGTGGTCGTTGGCCCGGATGCCTACAGGGATCTGCCAAACTTAATTGACAAGGTTGATGACGGTACCAAGGCTGTGAATGTGCTCTTGTCAAGAGAGGAGACATATGCCGATATCAATCCGGTGCGCTTAAATTCGAATGGCGTCACGGCATTTATTTCGATTATGCGCGGTTGTGACAACATGTGTTCGTTCTGTGTAGTTCCATTTACCAGAGGGCGTGAGCGGAGCCGTGATCCACATTCTATTGTGAAGGAAGCGCAGGATTTATTCAAGGCCGGATATAAAGAAGTGACTTTGTTGGGGCAAAATGTGGATTCCTACAAATATACAGCCCCGGTTGCAGAGGGCGAAGCTGTGGGGGAGACCGTGAATTTTGCGAAGCTGTTAACTATGGTTGCCGCTGTAAGTCCACTTTTAAGGGTACGTTTCTCCACTTCGCATCCCAAAGATATTACCGACGAAGTGTTGCGTGCGATTGCTGCACACGAAAATATATGTAATTACATCCACTTGCCCGTACAGTCCGGAAACTCCAGAATATTGGAGTTGATGAACCGTACCTATGATCGCGAATGGTATATGGAACGTGTTGATGCCATTCGTCGTATTATCCCGGATTGTGCAATCTCCACCGATGTGATTACAGGTTTCTGTACTGAAACAGAAGCCGAGCATCAGGAGACATTGTCCATGATGGATTATGTAAAATATGATTTTGCCTATATGTTTGCTTACTCGGAACGTCCGGGTACGTTGGCGGCAAAGCGTTATGAGGATGATATTCCGGAAGATGTAAAAAAACGTCGCCTTACCGAGGTGATCAACAAGCAACGCGACCATAGCCTGTACCGCTATCAGCAGTTCGTCGGGAAAGTGTGTAAAGTGTTGATAGAAGGGTTCTCGAAAAGGTCGGAATTTGATTTCTGCGGACGTAATGATCAAAATGCGCTTGTTGTGTTCCCAATCGATCCACGTTACAAACAAGGAGACTATGTCAATGTTTTGATCGAGTCTTGTACTTCGGCGACGTTATTGGGTAAAATTGTCGATTAA
- a CDS encoding OmpA family protein has translation MKMNRKLAVFGLTVATSAMLFGSCSTIQNTNNATKGGVIGGVAGGALGALIGGKAGNTAIGTLAGAAIGGAAGVLIGKKMDKQAAEITKTVEGAEVTQSAEGIVVKFDSGILFDFNKSDLKPSAKDNIAKLVTTLNKEPGTEILVIGHTDNVGTLAANEKVSLDRANSVRAFAVSKGLASSRIRTEGRNFAEPIASNDTEAGRAQNRRVEIVIVAGDQMKQEAKQQAGQ, from the coding sequence ATGAAAATGAATAGAAAATTGGCTGTATTTGGTTTGACTGTTGCGACCTCAGCTATGTTATTTGGAAGTTGTTCGACGATCCAAAATACGAATAATGCAACCAAAGGTGGCGTAATCGGTGGTGTTGCCGGCGGTGCCTTGGGCGCTTTAATTGGCGGTAAAGCTGGTAATACAGCCATCGGAACTTTGGCGGGAGCTGCAATCGGTGGTGCTGCCGGGGTGCTGATCGGTAAGAAGATGGATAAGCAGGCCGCTGAAATTACCAAAACCGTAGAGGGAGCTGAAGTTACTCAATCTGCTGAAGGTATCGTGGTTAAATTTGACTCTGGTATTCTGTTCGATTTCAATAAATCTGACCTAAAACCTTCTGCGAAGGATAACATTGCGAAGCTGGTGACTACTTTAAACAAAGAGCCAGGTACAGAAATTCTTGTCATTGGTCATACAGACAATGTAGGTACTTTGGCCGCAAATGAAAAGGTATCGTTGGATCGTGCCAATTCTGTGCGTGCTTTTGCAGTATCCAAAGGATTGGCCTCTTCCAGAATCCGTACCGAAGGAAGAAACTTTGCTGAGCCCATCGCGAGCAATGATACCGAAGCAGGACGCGCACAAAACCGTCGTGTGGAGATCGTGATCGTAGCAGGTGATCAAATGAAACAAGAAGCCAAACAACAGGCTGGTCAATAG
- the rlmD gene encoding 23S rRNA (uracil(1939)-C(5))-methyltransferase RlmD, protein MSRRIPQEKKFLKDIAIIDIAEEGRGVGKTDDLVLFVEKAVPGDVVDVELMRKKKNFAEARVTHLKEASSYRVAPFCEHFGVCGGCKWQHMSYDSQLKFKQQSVDNALSRIGKVDTSSMEPILGSAQTEYYRNKLEYTFSNKKWLTSVDEDATQLQMNALGFHVPGRFDKILDIDHCFLQEDPSNKVRNAIRDFAISRGITFYDLREHTGVLRNLIIRISSTGEMMVIVVFAYPEPGQVEMLMEFINQQFPQLASLLYIINQKRNDTIFDQDIHVYAGRDFIYEEMEGLKYKVGPKSFYQTNSAQAYELYKITREFADLKGDERVYDLYTGAGTIANFVAKNAKEVIGVEYVPSAIEDAKVNSSINNIHNTKFYAGDMKEVLTPAFIAEHGKPDVVITDPPRAGMHADVVERLLEMESPRIVYVSCNAATQARDLTLLAEKYTVKRIKPVDMFPHTQHVENVVLLELKK, encoded by the coding sequence ATGAGTAGAAGAATTCCGCAAGAAAAAAAGTTTTTAAAAGATATCGCCATCATTGATATTGCCGAGGAGGGCAGAGGTGTTGGGAAAACAGATGATTTGGTGTTGTTTGTTGAAAAGGCTGTTCCAGGTGATGTGGTTGATGTGGAGCTGATGCGCAAGAAGAAAAACTTTGCGGAGGCCAGGGTAACCCACCTGAAAGAAGCTTCTTCTTATCGGGTTGCGCCATTTTGTGAACATTTTGGTGTTTGTGGCGGCTGCAAGTGGCAGCATATGAGCTATGATTCCCAGCTGAAATTTAAACAGCAGTCTGTCGACAATGCACTATCACGTATTGGGAAGGTGGATACCTCTTCCATGGAGCCTATCCTAGGTTCTGCGCAGACCGAATACTATCGCAATAAATTAGAATATACATTTTCCAATAAGAAATGGCTGACCTCTGTTGATGAGGATGCTACCCAGCTGCAGATGAACGCCCTAGGCTTCCACGTACCGGGACGGTTTGACAAAATTCTGGACATTGACCATTGTTTTCTTCAGGAAGATCCTTCCAATAAGGTGCGCAACGCCATTCGCGATTTTGCGATCAGTCGCGGCATCACGTTCTATGATCTGCGCGAGCATACGGGTGTGCTGCGTAATCTGATCATCCGCATTTCGTCCACAGGCGAAATGATGGTTATCGTTGTCTTTGCCTACCCCGAACCGGGACAGGTGGAAATGCTTATGGAATTTATCAACCAGCAGTTTCCGCAACTGGCCTCGCTTCTCTACATTATTAATCAGAAGCGAAACGATACCATTTTTGATCAGGACATCCATGTTTATGCGGGCCGCGATTTTATTTATGAGGAGATGGAAGGCCTCAAGTACAAGGTGGGTCCCAAATCATTTTATCAGACCAATTCGGCACAAGCGTATGAACTCTACAAGATCACACGCGAGTTTGCTGATCTAAAGGGCGATGAACGGGTGTATGACCTATATACCGGAGCAGGTACTATTGCCAATTTCGTGGCAAAGAATGCTAAGGAAGTCATCGGGGTTGAATATGTACCGAGTGCAATTGAAGATGCAAAAGTAAATTCTTCCATCAACAATATTCACAATACGAAATTCTATGCAGGGGATATGAAGGAGGTGCTGACGCCTGCTTTTATTGCAGAACATGGCAAACCTGATGTCGTGATCACTGACCCGCCGAGAGCGGGGATGCATGCCGATGTTGTGGAGCGTCTGCTGGAGATGGAATCTCCACGTATTGTTTACGTCAGTTGCAACGCTGCAACCCAGGCCAGGGATCTGACTTTGTTGGCGGAAAAGTATACGGTGAAGCGGATTAAGCCTGTTGACATGTTCCCTCATACGCAGCATGTGGAAAATGTCGTTCTATTGGAATTAAAGAAATAA
- a CDS encoding TetR/AcrR family transcriptional regulator, with product MEPDYIIESIKRTARELFRQNGYHKTSVNALAKKAKIAKATVYKYFDSKEMILHAILMDYLRASLQDILRTTKYDDDMASFLAYTILRVSRLTYTACNELIGWEFIRESANAQEYLKMLSEDLEFLLLSTFIQNEKISEAISEDKLTFLIKSSKSIVFSFAFTAVSDADVRKNFISFQKEILPYLVQATVL from the coding sequence ATGGAACCAGATTATATTATTGAATCCATAAAAAGAACAGCACGGGAACTTTTTCGTCAGAATGGTTATCATAAGACCAGCGTCAATGCACTTGCAAAAAAGGCTAAGATTGCCAAGGCAACGGTTTACAAGTATTTTGATAGTAAGGAAATGATTTTACATGCCATACTGATGGATTATCTTCGGGCTAGCCTGCAAGATATCTTAAGGACGACAAAATACGATGACGATATGGCGTCTTTTTTGGCTTATACGATACTTCGTGTGAGCCGACTGACCTACACAGCATGTAACGAGCTGATCGGCTGGGAATTTATCCGCGAATCCGCGAATGCGCAGGAATACCTGAAAATGCTTTCTGAGGATCTGGAGTTTCTGCTGCTCAGTACCTTTATTCAAAACGAGAAAATTAGTGAAGCAATCAGTGAGGACAAGCTGACTTTTCTAATTAAATCGAGCAAAAGTATTGTGTTCTCATTTGCTTTTACTGCGGTGTCGGATGCCGACGTTCGTAAAAACTTTATTTCCTTCCAAAAAGAAATCTTGCCTTATCTGGTTCAGGCAACGGTGTTGTAA
- the pheS gene encoding phenylalanine--tRNA ligase subunit alpha → MLQDKITQYTEEIRAFAPSSSADVENFRLKFLVSKGIVKNLFDEFKTVTPEEKRTLGKVLNEFKQLAEATFKEAQEKFGSSEKQQAQQKEGDLTLPGNGFQLGSRHPISLVRKEIVEIFKKLGFVVSEGPEIEDDWHNFSALNFPPEHPARDMQDTFFIKKQEGNDITLRTHTSSVQVRLMEAGKPPFRAIMPGRVYRNEAISARAHCFFHQVEGLYVDENVSFADLKQTLYHFVQEMYGEGTKVRFRPSYFPFTEPSAEMDISCTICKGAGCNLCKYSGWVEILGCGMVDPNVLENCGIDSKKYSGFAFGMGIERITNLKYVIKDLRLFSENDVRFLSQFETELI, encoded by the coding sequence ATGTTGCAAGATAAAATTACGCAGTATACTGAAGAAATTAGGGCATTTGCCCCATCATCTTCAGCCGATGTAGAAAATTTCAGATTGAAATTTTTGGTTTCCAAAGGGATAGTGAAAAATCTTTTTGATGAATTCAAAACAGTTACGCCTGAAGAGAAACGTACTTTGGGAAAAGTGCTTAATGAATTTAAGCAGCTGGCAGAAGCTACCTTTAAAGAGGCACAGGAAAAATTCGGCTCTTCCGAAAAGCAACAGGCGCAGCAAAAGGAGGGTGATTTGACTTTGCCGGGTAATGGGTTCCAGCTGGGGTCAAGACATCCTATCTCGCTGGTGCGCAAGGAAATTGTTGAGATCTTTAAAAAATTAGGTTTCGTCGTTTCCGAAGGTCCGGAAATTGAAGACGACTGGCATAATTTTTCAGCGTTGAATTTCCCGCCGGAACATCCGGCGCGTGACATGCAAGACACGTTTTTTATCAAAAAGCAGGAGGGTAACGATATCACTTTAAGGACGCATACGTCATCGGTTCAGGTACGTTTAATGGAAGCAGGTAAGCCACCTTTTCGTGCCATTATGCCGGGACGTGTCTATAGGAATGAAGCGATTTCAGCACGGGCGCATTGTTTCTTTCATCAGGTAGAGGGCTTATATGTGGACGAGAATGTATCATTTGCCGACCTGAAACAAACCTTGTATCATTTTGTTCAGGAAATGTATGGTGAGGGAACTAAGGTCCGTTTTCGCCCATCGTACTTTCCGTTTACAGAGCCCTCTGCTGAAATGGATATTTCTTGTACCATCTGTAAAGGTGCAGGATGTAATCTTTGTAAATATTCTGGCTGGGTAGAAATCCTGGGTTGTGGTATGGTGGATCCGAATGTATTGGAGAATTGCGGAATAGACAGCAAGAAATATTCGGGCTTTGCATTTGGTATGGGTATCGAGCGTATCACCAACCTCAAGTATGTCATTAAAGATTTACGCCTTTTTTCTGAAAATGATGTCCGTTTCCTGTCTCAGTTTGAAACGGAATTAATATAA
- a CDS encoding single-stranded DNA-binding protein, with translation MSGVNKVILVGHLGKDPEIRYLEGNVSVASFPLATSETYNKDGKRVEQTEWHNIVMWRGLADVAVKYLMKGKLVYIEGRLRTRTYEDKEGIRRYATEVVAETFTLLGRKSDFEPASGAGAANAGNTQAQKVEDKEIEVDFTENDEEDNPLPF, from the coding sequence ATGTCAGGAGTTAACAAAGTTATTTTAGTCGGGCATCTCGGAAAAGATCCGGAAATTCGTTATTTAGAAGGCAATGTCTCGGTTGCCAGTTTTCCATTGGCAACTTCAGAAACGTATAATAAAGACGGTAAGCGAGTCGAACAGACCGAATGGCACAATATTGTGATGTGGCGGGGCCTGGCGGATGTGGCTGTAAAATATTTAATGAAGGGTAAGCTGGTCTATATCGAAGGCCGTTTACGCACACGTACCTATGAAGATAAGGAAGGTATCAGACGCTATGCTACTGAAGTGGTTGCCGAAACGTTCACACTTTTGGGCCGTAAATCAGATTTTGAGCCAGCGAGTGGGGCGGGCGCAGCTAATGCAGGAAATACCCAAGCTCAGAAGGTTGAAGATAAGGAAATTGAAGTTGATTTTACTGAAAACGACGAGGAGGATAACCCGCTTCCATTTTAA
- the mutY gene encoding A/G-specific adenine glycosylase, protein MIFSAALQDWYRQHKRDLPWRETTDPYKIWLSEIILQQTRVEQGMPYYLRFVERFSTVVDFANAEEDEILQLWQGLGYYSRGRNMHKAARIVRDEYGGVFPVEYSTLLKLPGIGEYTAAAISSFSSNEAQAVLDGNVFRVLARYYGIDTPINSTEGKKIFTAIARENLDREHPAEYNQAIMDFGAIHCKPKQPLCSECSLSTSCHALHQGDVARLPVKLKSKASKDRYFNYFIVSDGERILMSRRGAGDVWQHLYEFPLIESERTLDIPDVLENTEFVQYFGQEVTLKVLQKQTRHVLSHQNIYATFFQVRLDGDLKQKKSSWDYVFLKDLDKLAKHKLIFTFLERSNF, encoded by the coding sequence ATGATATTTAGTGCAGCATTGCAAGACTGGTATCGGCAGCATAAGCGCGATCTGCCGTGGCGCGAGACAACAGACCCATATAAAATCTGGCTTTCGGAGATTATCCTGCAACAGACCCGTGTTGAACAAGGGATGCCTTATTATCTACGGTTTGTGGAGCGGTTTAGCACTGTCGTGGACTTTGCTAATGCTGAAGAAGATGAGATTTTGCAGCTTTGGCAAGGACTGGGTTATTACTCGAGAGGTAGAAATATGCATAAAGCTGCGCGGATTGTCCGCGACGAATATGGAGGTGTTTTTCCTGTGGAATACAGTACTCTACTGAAGCTGCCAGGAATTGGCGAATATACAGCTGCTGCTATTTCGTCGTTTTCCAGCAATGAAGCACAGGCCGTACTGGACGGCAATGTGTTTCGTGTTCTTGCCCGATATTATGGAATTGATACTCCCATTAATTCGACTGAGGGAAAAAAGATTTTTACCGCCATTGCCCGGGAGAATCTGGACCGTGAGCACCCAGCAGAGTATAATCAGGCAATTATGGACTTCGGCGCAATCCATTGCAAGCCGAAGCAACCGCTCTGCAGTGAATGCTCGCTGAGCACATCTTGTCATGCCCTGCATCAAGGAGATGTGGCCCGACTGCCTGTTAAGTTGAAATCTAAAGCAAGTAAAGACAGGTATTTCAATTATTTTATTGTTAGCGATGGGGAACGTATATTGATGTCCAGGCGCGGAGCAGGCGATGTGTGGCAACATCTTTACGAATTTCCGTTGATAGAGTCTGAACGTACGCTTGATATTCCGGACGTTCTTGAAAATACAGAATTTGTTCAGTATTTCGGTCAGGAGGTTACTCTTAAGGTCTTACAAAAGCAGACCAGACATGTGCTGAGTCATCAGAATATATACGCCACCTTCTTTCAGGTGCGCTTAGATGGTGATCTCAAGCAAAAAAAATCCAGCTGGGATTATGTATTTTTAAAAGATTTAGATAAATTAGCTAAACACAAGTTGATCTTTACTTTTTTGGAGAGATCCAATTTTTAA
- a CDS encoding urease accessory protein UreD — protein MDSKITLHVAKEEGRSRLKESYHNAPYKLTHYGAPNLTDHLEMIIMSASPGIMDTDHLHIDVHVRSEAHLKLFTQSFNKLHPMKTGASQHTDVHVAEGGIFHYIPHPVTPFKDSIFKATNHIHLAGDAVLMWGDIISVGRIHMKEAFEFERLHTQTKIFRAGKLAFIDNQLLIPKEQPIQKMLFFEGYTHQATFLFSAVFAQELKAELDEILTVEYNDISYGFTLASPEVIILRALGSDGELLYDFLHMLGQLCWDFTMHKRSEPKDAVAEEGNPAPLPIVAEADAVKEKRKKTPPRPGAGKIKEEKLKYA, from the coding sequence ATGGATAGCAAGATTACATTACATGTAGCCAAGGAAGAAGGCAGAAGCAGATTGAAAGAGAGCTACCATAATGCTCCTTACAAATTGACACATTATGGCGCGCCGAATCTGACGGATCATCTGGAAATGATCATTATGAGTGCCTCACCGGGCATCATGGATACCGACCATCTGCATATTGATGTCCATGTCAGGAGCGAAGCCCATTTAAAGCTATTTACACAGTCTTTCAATAAGTTGCATCCCATGAAAACGGGAGCCAGTCAACATACCGATGTTCATGTTGCCGAGGGCGGCATTTTTCACTATATCCCCCATCCGGTGACACCGTTTAAGGATTCTATTTTCAAGGCTACCAACCATATTCACCTGGCCGGAGATGCGGTACTGATGTGGGGAGATATTATCAGTGTGGGACGTATCCATATGAAAGAAGCTTTTGAATTTGAAAGGCTACATACGCAGACGAAGATCTTCCGCGCAGGTAAGCTGGCTTTTATCGATAATCAGCTGCTGATCCCAAAGGAACAGCCGATCCAAAAAATGCTGTTTTTTGAGGGTTATACCCATCAGGCAACATTTTTGTTTTCTGCTGTCTTCGCTCAGGAGCTTAAAGCTGAGCTTGACGAAATCTTAACGGTAGAGTACAATGATATCTCATATGGATTTACACTGGCTTCACCGGAGGTGATCATTCTGCGGGCGTTGGGCTCAGACGGCGAACTGCTATACGATTTTCTACATATGCTGGGGCAGCTCTGCTGGGATTTTACGATGCACAAGCGGTCAGAGCCAAAGGACGCTGTGGCTGAAGAAGGGAATCCGGCGCCTTTGCCCATTGTAGCCGAAGCGGATGCGGTGAAAGAGAAAAGAAAAAAAACACCACCGCGGCCGGGGGCTGGCAAAATAAAAGAAGAAAAATTGAAGTATGCATAA
- the ureG gene encoding urease accessory protein UreG → MSKRKYVKIGVAGPVGSGKTALIERLTRSMSANYSICVVTNDIYTREDAMYLQKNSALPAERIIGVETGGCPHTAIREDASMNIEAVEELASRFEDVELIFVESGGDNLTATFSPDLADLTIFVLDVAEGEKMPRKGGPGITRSDLLLINKIDLAPYVHADLEVMRQDTLKMRGDRPFIFTNLMTLEGLEDVKKWIRKYALLEQVG, encoded by the coding sequence ATGTCGAAAAGAAAATATGTAAAAATTGGTGTTGCCGGACCGGTGGGCTCTGGTAAGACGGCTTTAATCGAAAGGCTGACACGTTCGATGTCGGCAAACTATAGTATTTGTGTTGTTACAAATGATATTTATACCCGTGAAGATGCCATGTATCTGCAGAAAAATTCAGCCTTGCCAGCGGAACGTATTATCGGTGTGGAGACGGGTGGATGCCCACATACGGCGATCCGTGAAGATGCTTCCATGAATATTGAGGCCGTGGAGGAGCTGGCGAGCCGTTTTGAGGATGTTGAGCTTATCTTCGTGGAAAGTGGTGGCGACAATCTGACTGCGACATTCAGTCCTGATCTCGCTGACCTGACCATTTTCGTACTCGATGTGGCCGAGGGAGAAAAGATGCCCCGTAAGGGCGGGCCCGGCATCACACGTTCGGACCTGCTGCTGATCAACAAAATTGACCTGGCACCGTATGTACATGCCGATCTGGAAGTCATGCGCCAGGACACTTTAAAAATGCGTGGCGACCGTCCCTTCATTTTTACAAACCTGATGACGTTGGAAGGCCTGGAAGACGTGAAGAAATGGATCAGAAAATATGCCTTATTAGAACAAGTCGGTTAA